The following are encoded together in the Corticium candelabrum chromosome 1, ooCorCand1.1, whole genome shotgun sequence genome:
- the LOC134194822 gene encoding uncharacterized protein LOC134194822, producing MNAGVRDLVKGVLERLKGSTNLASYRLFLKVVDSAVTDQLACSINTVGCLNPREANFCVVETDTTVARELVHILGYEEAPQELEGYELVMLHQENNRSVLEAFHELATEELRKIPPPNVESLKGIDDVCLLVAHLSYHYHLRLEHFALTITCSMATLLEEDIVASINCVDHLCGKLNIVQPGSLCYLKWQTLKESVMQIVKVVDTSSRRQLEELFMETARAIAAELAGRVAWSVAQVYVYTFSVQLIANLSYHNAQPGADNAVRYMEGVDVIAKVCPTDTFVASTDRVRQLLMKSLDGNINGDDMRQLAAAALWQTRNFIYHFQPNTLSTTGKLEGLARSCLKPEVDSEQLSIDPTAVHMTVPETANSSELSRSVREALMALKSVVSPYPYRLFMKIIDRCVINDLAQPAGSSDSLNPREMNICALDVETMRTRQFLNRIGFISQPGQRGVMHRMVMSDISPHRAVLTEFHKIAEEELRTTVCPGVEDLVALDNVPLLIAQLAYNLHFRVFLLTFTASKDSLNLLREDIYAGIDCVEYLALHLDIMQTNGDCRAAWYKAKQTIQKYTLSANQGEHSLYLLSELSSIHGEVSQQMDFELTLRVSKEMVGVFSYPFFVQILAQSGVSGDTLNVDKVFQYLDNWDKMPPNCMSERWVEGVEKIRQLLFKSFDEPLAKEEALKVVEISIWQSRNFIDHFQTSAINEVDSMAGQLLSLTRRTVKRREDGSFEVVNVSKESSSSQQCFEDKTMPPVDNFGSFNLSTEEELHEIEKKDLEKETSEIPDQPNVETEEHDDAPPPGALLESGDQLLQMSEVRQSVLQKEIDQLEEAMKSITGVAAIALHQAIVKKKSELELVEKFLSDLQSTKVVTQEKTSHGLITLQPACMAQTLKAILESTRMQASHRLVLQLVTQTVHFIPVINLTELMYKLGVTSHSMEAMDVIETIKGQLNNLVDFYK from the exons ATGAATGCGGGCGTGAGAGATTTAGTAAAGGGTGTCTTG GAACGACTGAAGGGCAGTACAAATTTGGCCTCGTATCGACTGTTTCTGAAAGTGGTTGACAGCGCTGTGACAGACCAGCTAGCATGTTCCATCAATACTGTGGGCTGCTTGAACCCAC GAGAGGCGAACTTCTGCGTTGTTGAAACGGATACGACTGTAGCACGGGAACTGGTGCATATTCTTGGCTACGAAGAAGCGCCTCAG GAACTGGAAGGTTATGAACTAGTGATGCTCCACCAGGAAAACAATAGATCAGTCTTGGAAGCATTTCATGAGTTAGCCACAGAAGAATTGAGGAAGATTCCTCCTCCCAATGTTGAATCATTGAAAGGCATTG ATGatgtttgcttgttagttGCTCATCTCAGTTATCATTACCATTTACGTTTGGAACATTTTGCTCTTACAATAACTTGTAGCATGGCAACTCTTTTGGAAGAGGACATTGTTGCATCCATAAACTGTGTAGATCATCTGTGCGGCAAACTTAACATTGTACAACCGGGTAGTTTGTGTTACTTGAAGTGGCAGACTCTAAAAGAATCAGTGATGCAAATTGTGAAAGTTGTTGATACTTCATCACGTCGGCAGCTGGAAGAACTGTTCATGGAGACTGCTAGAGCCATTGCTGCAGAGCTGGCAGGAAGAGTTGCATGGTCTGTTGCACAGGTGTATGTATATACCTTCTCTGTTCAACTGATTGCAAATCTGAGCTACCATAACGCACAACCTGGAGCAGACAATGCAGTACGATACATGGAGGGTGTTGATGTGATAGCTAAAGTGTGCCCAACTGACACATTTGTTGCTAGTACTGACAGAGTTCGTCAGCTACTGATGAAAAGTCTTGATGGAAATATCAATGGTGATGACATGAGGCAACTTGCTGCAGCAGCTCTTTGGCAGACAAGAAACTTCATTTACCACTTCCAGCCTAACACACTTTCTACCACTGGAAAGTTAGAAGGCCTTGCGAGAAGCTGTCTAAAACCTGAAGTTGATTCTGAGCAGCTCTCTATTGACCCAACTGCTGTCCACATGACTGTCCCTGAGACAGCCAATAGCAGTGAATTGTCAAGATCAGTACGAGAAGCACTG ATGGCACTGAAGTCAGTAGTGTCACCTTACCCATATAGATTGTTTATGAAAATAATTGATCGTTGTGTCATCAATGATCTTGCTCAGCCTGCAGGGTCAAGTGACTCCCTAAATCCCC GTGAGATGAACATATGTGCTCTTGATGTTGAGACCATGCGGACGCGTCAGTTTCTTAACCGAATTGGGTTTATTTCTCAACCAGGA CAAAGAGGAGTTATGCATAGAATGGTGATGTCTGACATTAGTCCACACAGAGCAGTTTTGACGGAATTCCATAAAATTGCTGAGGAAGAGTTGAGAACTACTGTTTGTCCCGGAGTAGAAGATTTAGTAGCTCTGG ACAACGTTCCATTGTTAATAGCTCAGCTGGCATACAATCTTCATTTTCGGGTGTTTCTGCTGACTTTTACTGCTTCTAAAGACTCTTTGAACCTCCTGCGAGAAGACATCTATGCGGGCATTGACTGTGTTGAGTATCTGGCATTGCATCTTGACATTATGCAAACTAATGGTGATTGTCGAGCTGCTTGGTACAAAGCCAAACAGACGATCCAAAAATACACACTGAGTGCCAATCAAGGTGAACATAGTCTGTATTTGCTGTCTGAGCTGAGTAGCATACATGGTGAGGTCAGCCAGCAAATGGACTTTGAGCTGACATTGAGGGTTTCAAAAGAAATGGTTGGTGTATTTTCATACCCCTTCTTTGTGCAGATACTGGCACAGTCTGGTGTATCAGGAGACACATTGAATGTGGATAAGGTGTTTCAGTACTTGGACAATTGGGACAAAATGCCTCCAAACTGTATGTCAGAGAGATGGGTAGAAGGTGTAGAAAAAATAAGGCAGTTGCTGTTTAAGTCATTTGACGAGCCTCTGGCAAAAGAAGAAGCACTTAAAGTGGTAGAGATTAGTATTTGGCAGTCAAGGAATTTCATCGATCACTTCCAAACAAGTGCAATCAATGAGGTAGATTCAATGGCTGGTCAGTTGTTGAGTTTGACAAGAAGAACGGtgaagagaagagaagatgGCTCATTTGAAGTTGTCAACGTTTCAAAGGAATCATCCAGTAGTCAGCAGTGCTTTGAAGACAAGACAATGCCACCAGTTGACAATTTTGGTTCATTTAATTTGAGTACAGAGGAAGAATTGCATGAGATTGAGAAGAAAGATTTAGAAAAGGAAACTTCTGAAATACCAGATCAACCTAATGTTG AAACAGAAGAGCATGATGATGCACCACCACCTGGTGCCTTGCTTGAATCAGGTGACCAGCTATTGCAAATGAGCGAAGTACGGCAATCTGTTCTGCAGAAAGAAATTGATCAGCTGGAAGAGGCTATGAAGTCCATTACTGGGGTTGCAGCTATTGCTCTTCATCAAGCTATAGTGAAAAAGAAATCGGAGTTGGAACTCGTTGAGAAGTTTCTGTCTGATCTTCAGTCTACAAAAGTTGTTACACAAGAGAAGACCTCTCACGGACTGATTACACTCCAACCAGCTTGCATGGCACAAACACTGAAAGCAATTCTTGAATCAACTCGTATGCAAGCCAGTCATCGCTTAGTATTACAATTAGTCACACAAACTGTTCATTTCATTCCTGTGATCAACTTGACTGAGCTGATGTACAAATTAGGTGTAACATCACATAGCATGGAAGCCATGGATGTCATAGAAACGATCAAAGGACAACTTAACAATTTGGTTGATTTCTACAAATGA